TCTTTGAATTCTATTGTTAATAAAACTATATCTTTTTTTACCCGTCTCCCCCAATCTCGCTCTCTTCCTTTTCCTCCTGAATGCACTCCTGAAGATCGCGATTTGATTTTATCTATTTCATCCTCAAATGATCCCTCAAATCGGCTTTCTATGCTCTCCTTAGAGCGTTTATGGGCATCTCTCTCCTCTACTTCCTACGTCATTGATCGTCAAATACCAGGCCACATTGTTGAGTGTGGTGTATGGCGTGGAGGATGCTCCATTTTAATGGCTTCTAAAATTTTATCTAAAAAATCTTCGAAACTTGTTTATATGTTTGACACTTTTTCTGGTATGACTGAACCTACCTCCTTCGATATTACTTCATCTTCTGATACTTCGACAATTCAAAAGTTTAAATCTCAACAGAAGAGCGGATATAATGAATGGTGTTATGCATCCTTAGATGACGTTATATCTAATTTACATAATTTCAACGTCTACGATCAGTGTAAACTTATTCAGGGAGATGTCTCTGTATCCTTGAACCATGATGCCAATTTACCTGAATCAATTTCACTTCTCCGCCTCGACACAGACTGGTATGAGAGTACAAAAATTGAGCTGCGTATTCTTTATCCAAGGCTCTGCTCTGGTGGCGTCTTGCTTATTGATGATTATGGCCATTGGCAAGGTGCTAGAAAGGCAGTAGACGAATATTTTTCTTCCCTTTCAGTTCGTGATCGTCCACTTATGTTTTGTACTGATAGAACCGGACGTGCTTTGATCAAGCCTTGAATTTTGACTTTTATGAAGCCTATCCTTGCCCTACGCACTCGTATTTATATTGTCACACGGCCATTAATCGCTTTTATTGATTCACTTATTTCTTCTGTATGGCACGATTTCCCATTAGGTAGGTACCCAATTGGTTCTGAGCAGCTTTACCTAGAACTCGCCAACAAGGCTTCTTCTATTTCTTATCCTGAGATTGATTCTTATGAGAGAGATGTTGGGTACTCAATTGATTTAGAATGGCTCAATGATCTAGCATTACAAACTCAGGTTGTTTGCAAGACTTCCCCTGTTTGTTATGAACATGGTCGTTTACTTTATTCAACTATTCGTGCTTATTTAGCTGATAATAATTTCAG
This genomic window from Synechococcus sp. MIT S9220 contains:
- a CDS encoding TylF/MycF/NovP-related O-methyltransferase: MPSSLNSIVNKTISFFTRLPQSRSLPFPPECTPEDRDLILSISSSNDPSNRLSMLSLERLWASLSSTSYVIDRQIPGHIVECGVWRGGCSILMASKILSKKSSKLVYMFDTFSGMTEPTSFDITSSSDTSTIQKFKSQQKSGYNEWCYASLDDVISNLHNFNVYDQCKLIQGDVSVSLNHDANLPESISLLRLDTDWYESTKIELRILYPRLCSGGVLLIDDYGHWQGARKAVDEYFSSLSVRDRPLMFCTDRTGRALIKP